Proteins found in one Mesorhizobium sp. CAU 1732 genomic segment:
- a CDS encoding CvpA family protein, with the protein MPITLLDGILVGFTLVSAMLAMVRGFSREILSIASWAAAAVAAFFLYPVVLPYVQPYVDSAQLQIAASAALVFFVALIIVTIITMKVADFIIDSRVGALDRTLGFLYGAARGILVVAVGLLFFSWLVGSNPPAWIAEAKSLPLLEGVGNWLEGILPDDPENSILDQLRPDDDTEAQPQN; encoded by the coding sequence ATGCCCATCACCTTGCTTGACGGAATTCTCGTCGGCTTCACCCTCGTTTCCGCAATGCTGGCCATGGTGCGCGGCTTTTCCCGCGAAATCCTCTCGATCGCCTCGTGGGCGGCAGCGGCTGTCGCGGCGTTTTTCCTCTATCCCGTTGTACTTCCCTATGTGCAACCCTATGTGGACAGCGCGCAGTTGCAGATCGCTGCATCGGCAGCCTTGGTATTTTTCGTCGCGCTGATCATCGTGACCATCATCACGATGAAGGTCGCCGATTTCATCATCGATTCCAGGGTCGGCGCGCTGGATCGGACGCTGGGCTTCCTCTACGGCGCCGCACGCGGCATCCTGGTGGTTGCCGTGGGTCTGTTGTTCTTCTCCTGGCTCGTGGGATCGAACCCGCCGGCCTGGATCGCGGAGGCGAAGTCGCTGCCGCTTCTCGAAGGCGTCGGGAATTGGCTTGAGGGCATCCTGCCGGACGATCCGGAGAACTCGATCCTCGACCAGCTTCGGCCGGACGACGACACGGAAGCGCAACCGCAGAATTGA
- the radA gene encoding DNA repair protein RadA, with product MAKSRTQFICQACGTAHTRWAGKCDACGEWNTLVEEGTAGGIGSGPASARNVRKGRPVTLTTLSGEIEEAPRIVSGIGELDRATGGGFVRGSALLIGGDPGIGKSTLLTQAAAALASRGHRIVYVSGEEAVAQIRLRAQRLGAADTPVELAAETNVEDILATIGEGKRPDLVILDSIQTLWTDMADSAPGTVTQVRASAQAMIRYAKSTGAAIVLVGHVTKDGQIAGPRVVEHMVDGVLYFEGEGGHHYRILRTVKNRFGPTDEIGVFEMSDKGLREVANPSELFLGERSTKAPGAAVFAGIEGTRPVLVEIQALVAPSPLGTPRRAVVGWDSPRLSMVLAVLEAHCGVRFAQHDVYLNVAGGYRISEPAADLAVAAALVSSLTGLALPADCVYFGEISLSGAIRPVAHAQQRLKEAEKLGFGQAVMPKSSEEQNGGIQARAFQPSTLADLVVRIAGSKGRAVED from the coding sequence ATGGCTAAGTCCCGCACCCAGTTCATCTGCCAGGCCTGTGGCACCGCGCATACGCGCTGGGCGGGCAAGTGCGACGCGTGCGGCGAGTGGAACACGCTGGTGGAGGAAGGCACGGCCGGCGGGATCGGCAGTGGACCCGCCTCGGCGCGCAACGTCCGCAAGGGGCGGCCTGTCACGCTCACGACGCTGTCCGGCGAGATCGAGGAGGCGCCGCGCATCGTCTCGGGAATCGGCGAACTGGACCGGGCGACGGGCGGCGGCTTCGTGCGCGGCTCGGCGCTGCTCATCGGCGGCGACCCCGGCATCGGCAAATCGACGCTGTTGACACAGGCGGCCGCGGCACTCGCGTCGCGCGGCCATCGCATCGTCTACGTCTCGGGCGAGGAGGCGGTCGCGCAAATCCGGCTGCGCGCGCAAAGGCTCGGCGCGGCCGACACGCCCGTCGAACTCGCGGCCGAAACCAATGTCGAGGACATTCTGGCGACGATCGGCGAAGGCAAGCGCCCCGACCTCGTCATTCTCGATTCGATCCAGACGTTGTGGACGGACATGGCCGATTCCGCCCCGGGCACAGTGACGCAGGTGCGCGCCTCGGCGCAGGCGATGATCCGCTACGCCAAATCGACCGGAGCCGCGATCGTGCTAGTCGGCCACGTGACCAAGGACGGCCAGATCGCCGGTCCCCGCGTCGTCGAGCACATGGTCGACGGCGTGCTCTATTTCGAGGGCGAAGGCGGGCACCACTACCGCATCCTGCGCACCGTCAAGAACCGTTTCGGGCCGACCGACGAGATCGGCGTGTTCGAGATGTCGGACAAGGGTCTGCGCGAAGTCGCCAATCCATCGGAGCTTTTCCTTGGCGAGCGCAGCACCAAGGCGCCCGGTGCTGCGGTTTTCGCGGGCATCGAAGGCACGCGGCCCGTGCTGGTCGAGATCCAGGCGCTGGTCGCCCCCTCGCCGCTCGGGACGCCGCGCCGCGCGGTGGTCGGCTGGGATTCGCCCCGGCTCTCGATGGTGCTCGCGGTCCTCGAGGCGCATTGCGGCGTGCGGTTCGCCCAGCACGACGTCTATCTCAACGTCGCGGGCGGCTATCGCATTTCGGAGCCGGCTGCCGATCTTGCGGTGGCTGCGGCACTGGTTTCATCGCTCACCGGACTTGCCCTTCCGGCAGATTGCGTCTATTTCGGCGAAATCAGTCTTTCGGGCGCGATCAGGCCCGTTGCGCATGCGCAACAACGCCTGAAAGAGGCGGAAAAACTGGGTTTCGGTCAGGCAGTCATGCCGAAATCGAGCGAAGAACAGAACGGCGGAATTCAGGCGCGAGCCTTCCAGCCTTCGACGCTCGCGGACCTGGTCGTACGGATTGCCGGCTCGAAGGGGCGAGCCGTCGAAGACTGA
- the alr gene encoding alanine racemase has translation MSGWIPLSVDATHGGADPRLAGGRLTIDLAALAENYHLLSRMAAPARVAGVVKADGYGLGVGPVAQTLWREGCREFFVALPEEGIALRSVLPDATIYVLNGLFGAEAVPAYVAHRLTPVLGSSSDIASWEAFGWDGDVPRPCAIHVDTGMNRLGLTSDEALRFIQENALTGAVTPLLLMSHLACADTPDHPLNLRQRESFQAVRAAFASVESSLANSAGIFLDSAFAFDLVRPGIALYGGSPASAALNPMQPVVTAEARVVQVRHAKAGETVSYGAHETLRRDSLLAVTSIGYADGYHRAGSSAGVPLRDTSAPAAEGFIHGKRVPVTGRITMDMTIFDVTDLGAGAVAIGDHIELFGRNVPIDEAAAATGTIAYELLTSLGRRYHRRYVGFSE, from the coding sequence TTGTCCGGCTGGATTCCCCTCTCGGTCGATGCGACCCATGGCGGCGCTGATCCCCGGCTTGCCGGCGGCAGGCTGACGATCGATCTCGCAGCGCTTGCCGAGAATTACCACCTTCTTTCCCGAATGGCCGCACCGGCCCGGGTGGCGGGCGTCGTCAAGGCCGATGGCTACGGGCTCGGGGTTGGGCCGGTCGCGCAGACCCTTTGGCGCGAGGGTTGCCGGGAGTTTTTCGTGGCTCTTCCCGAGGAGGGCATCGCGCTCAGAAGCGTTCTGCCGGATGCCACGATCTACGTGCTCAACGGGCTCTTCGGCGCGGAGGCTGTCCCCGCTTATGTGGCGCACCGGCTCACCCCGGTTCTCGGATCGTCATCCGACATCGCCTCCTGGGAGGCATTCGGGTGGGATGGCGATGTTCCGCGCCCCTGCGCGATTCACGTCGACACCGGCATGAACCGGCTCGGCCTGACTTCCGACGAAGCGCTTCGGTTCATTCAGGAAAATGCGCTGACCGGTGCGGTCACGCCGCTCCTGCTGATGAGCCATCTCGCCTGCGCCGACACGCCCGACCATCCGCTCAACCTGCGGCAACGCGAATCGTTTCAGGCGGTTAGGGCCGCTTTCGCAAGCGTCGAATCAAGTCTGGCGAATTCGGCCGGCATCTTTCTCGACAGCGCCTTCGCGTTCGATCTCGTGCGCCCCGGTATCGCGCTCTATGGCGGGTCACCGGCCAGCGCGGCGCTCAATCCCATGCAGCCAGTCGTGACTGCAGAGGCCCGCGTGGTGCAGGTCCGACATGCGAAGGCCGGGGAGACGGTGAGCTACGGCGCGCACGAAACCCTTCGCCGCGATTCGCTGCTCGCGGTCACCTCGATCGGTTACGCCGACGGGTATCACCGCGCCGGGTCATCGGCAGGCGTGCCGCTTCGTGACACCTCCGCGCCTGCCGCGGAGGGCTTCATCCACGGCAAGCGGGTACCGGTCACGGGCCGCATCACGATGGACATGACCATCTTCGACGTCACCGATCTCGGCGCGGGCGCGGTCGCCATCGGCGATCATATCGAGCTGTTCGGTCGCAACGTGCCCATCGACGAAGCCGCTGCCGCGACGGGAACGATCGCCTATGAACTCCTGACGAGCCTGGGTCGGCGATACCATCGGCGGTATGTGGGATTCTCCGAGTGA
- a CDS encoding replicative DNA helicase, with translation MAEAVRKLNSAETPLYREAPNNIEAEQALLGAVLVNNDAFYRVSDFLKSSHFYEPLHRKIYDVLAELIRMGKMANPVTIKTFLPADEKVGDMTVAQYLARLAAEAVTVINAADYGRAIYDLATRRALITVGEDMVNIAYDAPVDMAPSEQIEDAERRLFELAETGRYDGGFESFSDAVKTAIDMASAAYMRDGHLSGIATNLHDLDKRMGGLQSSDLIVLAGRPGMGKTSLATNIAFNIANAYEPAQQADGSFKAKNGGVVGFFSLEMSAEQLATRIISEQAEIPSSKIRRGDMTESDFEKLVVCTQTLQKIPLFIDSTGGISIAQLAARSRRLKRQRGLDVLVIDYIQLMQGSSAKSSQNRVQEITEITTGLKALAKELNVPIIALSQLSRQVENREDKRPQLSDLRESGSIEQDADVVLFVYREEYYLKNKEPKPGTDEYIKWEGEMNEAKGKAECIIAKQRHGPTGTVSLAFTGEFTRFSDLAEEHHLPERFE, from the coding sequence ATGGCTGAAGCAGTCCGCAAGCTCAATTCGGCGGAAACCCCGCTCTATCGCGAAGCGCCCAACAACATCGAGGCGGAGCAGGCGCTGCTCGGCGCGGTGCTCGTCAACAATGACGCTTTCTACCGCGTCTCCGACTTTTTGAAGTCGAGCCATTTCTACGAGCCGCTGCACCGCAAGATCTACGACGTGCTGGCCGAGCTGATCCGGATGGGCAAGATGGCCAATCCGGTGACGATCAAGACCTTCCTGCCGGCCGACGAGAAGGTCGGGGACATGACGGTGGCGCAATATCTCGCGCGCCTTGCGGCAGAGGCGGTCACGGTCATCAACGCGGCCGATTATGGCCGTGCCATCTACGACCTCGCGACGCGCCGGGCGCTGATCACGGTCGGCGAGGACATGGTCAACATCGCCTATGACGCGCCCGTCGACATGGCCCCGTCGGAGCAGATCGAGGACGCGGAGCGCCGCCTGTTCGAACTGGCCGAAACCGGCCGCTACGATGGCGGATTCGAGAGCTTCAGCGATGCGGTGAAGACCGCGATCGACATGGCAAGCGCCGCCTATATGCGCGACGGTCATCTGTCAGGCATCGCGACCAACCTGCACGATCTCGACAAGCGCATGGGCGGCCTTCAATCGTCGGACTTGATCGTGCTGGCGGGTCGCCCCGGCATGGGCAAGACGTCGCTTGCGACCAACATCGCCTTCAACATCGCCAACGCCTATGAGCCTGCGCAGCAGGCGGACGGGTCGTTCAAGGCCAAGAATGGCGGCGTCGTCGGGTTCTTCTCGCTCGAAATGTCGGCCGAGCAGCTCGCCACGCGTATCATTTCCGAGCAGGCGGAAATCCCCTCCTCCAAGATCCGTCGCGGCGACATGACGGAATCGGATTTCGAGAAACTGGTGGTCTGCACCCAGACGCTTCAGAAAATCCCGCTCTTCATCGATTCGACCGGTGGTATTTCGATCGCGCAGCTCGCGGCGCGGTCGCGACGCCTCAAGCGCCAGCGCGGCCTCGACGTGCTCGTGATCGACTATATCCAGCTCATGCAGGGATCGAGCGCGAAATCCTCGCAGAACCGCGTCCAGGAAATCACCGAGATCACCACCGGTCTCAAGGCCTTGGCGAAGGAACTCAACGTTCCGATCATCGCGCTGTCGCAGCTCTCCCGTCAGGTCGAGAACCGCGAGGACAAGCGCCCGCAGCTTTCCGATCTTCGCGAATCGGGCTCGATCGAGCAGGACGCCGACGTGGTGCTGTTCGTCTATCGCGAGGAGTATTACCTGAAGAACAAGGAGCCGAAGCCCGGCACCGACGAATACATCAAATGGGAAGGCGAGATGAACGAGGCCAAGGGCAAGGCCGAGTGCATCATCGCCAAGCAGCGTCACGGCCCGACCGGCACCGTTTCGCTCGCCTTTACCGGCGAGTTCACGCGCTTCTCCGACCTGGCGGAAGAACACCACCTCCCCGAACGGTTCGAGTAG
- a CDS encoding small ribosomal subunit Rsm22 family protein, whose product MELPAALRQGVDRILDGVPLAEIRKAARTLSDRYRAEVRDGRLHMAADLSVHAYLAARLPATYAAVHASLDAAHEAAPDFTPRTLLDVGSGPGTALWGAADVWPGLEQATLLEASDPARRVGKSLSTALPGIATGWLAGDVTIDMRGLQPHDLVTCAYVLDEIAPAALPTLIDRLWQLTTGMLVVVEPGTPAGWRRIVDVRSRLIDSGANVAAPCPHHAPCPLTPPDWCHFAQRVARSRVHRLAKDADVPWEDEKFIHLAATRAPLSDRASRVLSPPRAGSGKVQLKLCRADGTVSEQLFTKRDGQSFKTARRLDWGDTFAE is encoded by the coding sequence ATGGAGCTGCCGGCAGCGCTGCGGCAGGGCGTCGACCGGATTCTCGACGGGGTGCCGCTCGCCGAGATCAGGAAGGCCGCGCGGACACTGTCCGATCGCTACCGGGCGGAGGTGCGCGATGGGCGGCTGCACATGGCGGCGGACCTGTCGGTCCACGCCTATCTCGCCGCGAGACTGCCCGCGACCTATGCCGCCGTTCACGCAAGCCTGGATGCGGCACACGAAGCCGCCCCTGATTTCACGCCGCGCACGCTGCTCGACGTCGGCTCGGGACCCGGCACCGCTCTGTGGGGCGCCGCCGATGTCTGGCCCGGCCTTGAGCAGGCGACGCTGCTGGAGGCCAGCGATCCGGCCCGGCGCGTCGGCAAGTCGCTTTCCACCGCGCTGCCCGGGATCGCGACGGGCTGGCTTGCCGGTGACGTCACCATCGACATGCGTGGGCTGCAACCGCACGACCTCGTCACCTGCGCCTATGTGCTGGACGAGATCGCGCCGGCAGCCTTGCCGACGCTGATCGACCGGCTGTGGCAACTTACGACAGGCATGCTGGTCGTCGTCGAACCCGGAACGCCGGCGGGCTGGCGGCGCATCGTCGATGTGCGCAGCCGTCTCATCGATTCGGGCGCCAACGTCGCAGCACCCTGCCCGCACCACGCGCCGTGCCCCCTCACCCCGCCCGACTGGTGCCATTTCGCGCAGCGCGTGGCCCGCTCGCGTGTGCATCGGCTGGCGAAGGATGCGGATGTGCCCTGGGAGGACGAGAAGTTCATCCATCTGGCCGCAACGCGCGCTCCCCTGTCTGACCGGGCCTCACGTGTTCTCTCACCGCCACGAGCCGGTTCGGGCAAGGTGCAGTTGAAGCTTTGCCGGGCTGACGGCACGGTCTCCGAACAGCTTTTCACCAAGCGCGACGGGCAGTCCTTCAAGACGGCACGCCGTCTCGACTGGGGCGACACATTCGCGGAATAG
- a CDS encoding YnfA family protein encodes MTLPVFIAAALAEIAGCFAFWAWWRLDKSALWLIPGVMSLIAFAWLLTLAETDAAGRAYAAYGGIYICASLVWLWVAEGVRPDRFDVTGAAICLVGAGVILLAPRAA; translated from the coding sequence ATGACCCTGCCCGTCTTCATCGCGGCCGCACTCGCCGAGATCGCAGGCTGCTTTGCGTTCTGGGCATGGTGGCGCCTCGACAAATCCGCGCTATGGCTGATCCCCGGCGTCATGAGCCTCATCGCATTCGCGTGGCTGCTGACGCTCGCGGAGACGGACGCTGCCGGTCGCGCTTATGCGGCCTATGGCGGGATTTATATCTGCGCGTCGCTCGTATGGCTCTGGGTTGCGGAAGGCGTGCGGCCCGATCGCTTCGACGTGACGGGAGCCGCGATCTGCCTTGTCGGGGCAGGCGTCATCCTTCTCGCGCCGAGGGCAGCCTGA
- a CDS encoding cyclopropane-fatty-acyl-phospholipid synthase family protein yields MNRLLQGVVGRLVRTGNLQITDPDGIVAVFGDGSGPPVHVRLRTHHAQRAITFDPMLALPEAYMNGEIDIVEGDVLDLLRVVYQNMGPTGIEAAWTKALESARVVFRRLQQVNTAARSRRNVQHHYDLSREFYRLFLDEDMQYSCAYFERPDMTLEAAQLAKKRHLAAKLNLKPGQQVLDIGSGWGGLGLYLARTFDVDVLGVTLSTEQHAVATDRAHEEGLQSHAHFEIRDYRDLQERFDRIVSVGMFEHVGVNHYHAFFERCAALLKPDGVMVLHAIGRAGPPTATNAFIRKHIFPGGYIPALSEVLPHIERAGLMVTDIEILRLHYAETLKHWRERFLANRDKVVEIYDERFARMWEFYLAGSESAFRWQDLMVFQIQLSLKNDVLPLTRDYIGKCEKAIALHEIGHMADRVRKPSRKVRDRN; encoded by the coding sequence ATGAACAGATTGCTTCAAGGCGTCGTCGGGCGGCTTGTCCGCACCGGCAATCTGCAAATAACCGACCCGGACGGCATCGTTGCCGTGTTCGGTGACGGGAGCGGCCCACCGGTCCATGTGCGTCTGCGGACGCACCACGCGCAGCGCGCCATCACCTTCGATCCCATGCTGGCTCTGCCGGAAGCATACATGAATGGCGAGATCGACATCGTCGAAGGCGACGTGCTCGACCTTCTGCGCGTCGTCTACCAGAATATGGGACCAACCGGCATCGAGGCGGCATGGACCAAGGCGCTGGAAAGCGCGCGTGTCGTCTTTCGCAGGCTCCAGCAGGTCAACACGGCGGCGCGCTCCAGGCGCAATGTCCAGCATCACTACGACCTGTCGCGCGAGTTCTATCGGCTCTTCCTCGACGAGGACATGCAGTATTCCTGTGCCTATTTCGAGCGGCCGGACATGACGCTGGAAGCCGCGCAACTCGCCAAGAAGCGCCACCTCGCCGCCAAGCTCAACCTGAAGCCAGGCCAGCAGGTGCTCGACATCGGTTCGGGTTGGGGCGGGCTGGGGCTCTATCTCGCACGGACGTTCGATGTCGATGTACTCGGCGTGACACTCTCGACCGAGCAACACGCCGTCGCCACCGACAGGGCGCATGAGGAAGGCCTGCAAAGCCACGCCCATTTCGAGATCAGGGACTATCGCGACCTCCAGGAGCGTTTCGACAGGATCGTATCGGTCGGAATGTTCGAGCATGTCGGCGTGAACCACTACCACGCCTTTTTCGAGCGTTGCGCGGCACTGCTCAAGCCGGACGGCGTGATGGTGCTCCACGCGATCGGCCGCGCGGGGCCGCCGACCGCGACCAACGCGTTCATCCGCAAGCACATCTTCCCCGGCGGCTACATTCCGGCACTTTCCGAAGTTCTTCCGCATATCGAGCGCGCGGGACTGATGGTGACGGATATCGAGATTCTCCGGCTTCACTACGCCGAGACCCTGAAGCATTGGCGCGAACGCTTCCTGGCCAACCGGGACAAGGTGGTCGAGATTTACGACGAGCGCTTCGCGCGCATGTGGGAGTTCTATCTCGCCGGCTCGGAATCCGCATTCCGGTGGCAGGATTTGATGGTGTTCCAGATACAGCTATCGCTGAAGAACGACGTGCTGCCTCTAACCCGAGACTATATCGGCAAGTGCGAGAAGGCGATCGCCCTGCACGAAATCGGCCATATGGCAGACCGGGTCCGCAAGCCGAGCCGCAAGGTCAGGGATCGCAACTGA
- the rplI gene encoding 50S ribosomal protein L9 — translation MDVILLERIARLGQLGDTVKVKDGFARNFLLPKGKALRANEANKKKFEGQRSQLEARNLERKSEAAAVAETLDGKSFIVVRSAGETGQLYGSVSSRDISDLLTAEGFSVGRNQVELNQPIKTIGLTNVAISLHPEVEATITLNIARTADEAERQAAGEKLDSAEAIYGDDINENARPDAFFDPNEDGFDGEDEEQA, via the coding sequence ATGGACGTCATTCTCCTCGAACGCATTGCCCGTCTTGGCCAGCTTGGCGACACCGTCAAGGTGAAGGACGGTTTCGCACGCAACTTCCTGCTGCCCAAGGGCAAGGCACTGCGCGCCAACGAAGCCAACAAGAAGAAGTTCGAAGGCCAGCGCTCGCAGCTCGAAGCCCGCAACCTCGAGCGCAAGTCGGAAGCCGCCGCGGTCGCAGAGACGCTCGACGGCAAGAGCTTCATTGTCGTCCGTTCGGCCGGCGAAACCGGCCAGCTCTACGGTTCGGTCTCCTCGCGCGACATTTCGGACCTGCTGACGGCAGAGGGCTTCTCGGTCGGTCGCAACCAGGTCGAGCTGAACCAGCCGATCAAGACGATCGGCCTGACCAACGTCGCCATTTCGCTCCACCCGGAAGTCGAAGCGACGATCACGCTGAACATCGCCCGCACCGCCGATGAGGCAGAGCGCCAGGCAGCCGGCGAGAAGCTCGATTCGGCCGAAGCGATCTACGGCGACGACATCAACGAGAACGCCCGCCCCGACGCTTTCTTCGATCCGAACGAAGATGGTTTCGACGGGGAAGACGAAGAGCAGGCTTAA
- the rpsR gene encoding 30S ribosomal protein S18 has product MVDINQIPTRRPFHRRRKTCPFSGANAPRIDYKDVRLLQRYISERGKIVPSRITAVSQKKQRELAKAIKRARFLGLLPYVVK; this is encoded by the coding sequence ATGGTCGACATCAACCAGATCCCGACCCGGCGTCCGTTCCATCGCCGTCGCAAGACCTGCCCCTTCTCGGGCGCAAACGCACCGCGCATCGACTACAAGGACGTGCGTCTGCTGCAGCGCTACATTTCCGAGCGCGGCAAGATCGTGCCGTCGCGCATCACGGCCGTCAGCCAGAAGAAGCAGCGCGAGCTCGCCAAGGCGATCAAGCGCGCACGTTTCCTCGGCCTTCTGCCCTACGTGGTGAAGTAA
- the rpsF gene encoding 30S ribosomal protein S6 yields MALYEHVFLARQDLSQQQVEALVEQYKGVVEAGGGSFGRVENWGLKSLTYRINKNRKAHYTLIDITAPAAAVHEMERQMGLSEDVLRFMTIKVEAHEEGASAMMQKRDDREREGRFGDRPRFGDRERGDRGDRGDRGGDRDRGPRRPREQAEGAAE; encoded by the coding sequence ATGGCTCTTTACGAACATGTGTTCCTTGCCCGCCAGGACCTTTCGCAGCAGCAGGTCGAGGCCCTTGTCGAACAGTACAAGGGTGTCGTCGAAGCTGGTGGTGGTTCCTTCGGCCGGGTCGAGAACTGGGGACTGAAGTCCCTCACCTACCGCATCAACAAGAACCGCAAGGCGCATTACACGCTCATCGACATCACGGCTCCGGCCGCTGCCGTCCATGAGATGGAGCGCCAGATGGGCCTGTCGGAAGACGTCCTGCGCTTCATGACCATCAAGGTCGAGGCACATGAGGAAGGCGCTTCGGCCATGATGCAGAAGCGCGACGACCGTGAGCGCGAAGGCCGCTTCGGCGATCGTCCGCGTTTCGGCGATCGTGAGAGGGGCGACCGTGGTGATCGTGGCGACCGTGGCGGTGACCGCGATCGCGGCCCGCGCCGGCCGCGCGAACAGGCTGAAGGAGCTGCAGAATAA
- a CDS encoding pilus assembly protein — protein sequence MMFALMLPAVLGAVGLAVDFASMTKAQSKLQNAVDAAVLAASRINDKATSREQVFQDFLAANIAGEPTLANVTANIEIDTGLNYISTEGLAVADVELQFGLLFGGARRIKVTASAYESRNDLEVVLALDNTGSMGAARMAELRKAATSLVDILALAHSPDSNPKRVVKAALVPFVTAVNVRGKGFKESWIDSRWDPAVREFKSYGAQYSGANFDKDSRNNKPWAHTELFRRLKGSGETLDTIGWKGCVEARAAPYNLTDTAPDVTVPDTLFVPYFAPDNPGKNEVSPNSSTAWNNSYLNDSFGKNDQAKTKSIARYVPATASTIRENVSRSSGPNYACPTPIVPLTSDFAELKTEIGKMIYWEGSGTNVSEGLMWSHRVLSPEEPYTDGAPFNSENNSKFVVVFTDGENTVFGASSQNYNKSDYGAYSFVDSGRVDIDRNKALTKVNTWTLDACTSLKAKQVEVFTVLLGADTQANRNLYTKCATTPDHYYPTNDVSQLDGVFKKIAARIAKLYVTN from the coding sequence ATGATGTTCGCGCTCATGCTGCCCGCCGTGCTCGGCGCGGTCGGGCTGGCCGTGGATTTCGCCTCGATGACGAAAGCGCAATCAAAGCTGCAGAACGCCGTCGATGCGGCCGTGCTCGCGGCCTCGCGCATCAACGACAAGGCAACCTCCCGAGAGCAGGTATTCCAGGATTTCCTGGCGGCCAACATCGCCGGCGAGCCGACGCTCGCCAACGTCACGGCCAACATCGAGATCGACACCGGGCTGAACTACATCAGCACCGAAGGCCTTGCGGTCGCGGATGTCGAACTGCAGTTCGGCCTGCTGTTCGGTGGGGCCCGTCGCATCAAGGTGACCGCGAGCGCCTATGAATCGCGCAACGACCTCGAAGTCGTGCTGGCGCTCGACAACACCGGCTCGATGGGCGCCGCGCGCATGGCCGAGCTTCGCAAGGCGGCGACCTCGCTGGTCGACATTCTCGCGCTCGCCCACTCGCCCGATTCCAATCCCAAGCGCGTCGTGAAGGCGGCTTTGGTGCCGTTCGTCACGGCGGTCAACGTCAGGGGCAAGGGGTTCAAGGAGAGCTGGATCGATTCGAGATGGGACCCGGCCGTCAGGGAATTCAAATCCTATGGTGCGCAATATAGCGGTGCGAACTTCGATAAAGACTCGCGGAACAATAAGCCTTGGGCGCACACCGAGCTTTTCCGACGCCTGAAGGGCAGCGGCGAGACACTGGATACGATCGGCTGGAAAGGCTGCGTCGAAGCGCGCGCCGCACCTTACAACCTGACCGACACCGCACCGGACGTTACCGTTCCGGACACGCTGTTCGTGCCGTATTTCGCGCCGGACAATCCGGGCAAGAACGAGGTTTCGCCCAACTCGAGCACGGCGTGGAACAACTCCTATCTCAATGATTCGTTCGGGAAGAATGATCAGGCCAAGACGAAATCCATCGCCCGCTACGTGCCTGCGACGGCGAGCACGATCCGCGAAAACGTCTCGCGTTCGTCCGGTCCCAACTATGCCTGCCCGACACCGATCGTTCCGCTGACGTCGGACTTCGCCGAACTCAAGACCGAAATCGGCAAGATGATCTACTGGGAAGGCTCCGGCACGAACGTGTCTGAAGGCCTGATGTGGTCTCACCGCGTGCTGTCGCCGGAAGAGCCCTACACCGACGGCGCGCCGTTCAACTCCGAGAACAATTCCAAGTTTGTCGTCGTTTTCACAGATGGCGAGAACACCGTCTTCGGCGCGAGCAGCCAGAACTACAACAAGTCCGACTACGGCGCATACAGCTTCGTCGACAGCGGCCGCGTCGATATCGACCGCAACAAGGCGCTGACGAAGGTGAACACCTGGACGCTCGACGCGTGCACATCGCTGAAGGCGAAGCAGGTGGAGGTGTTCACCGTGCTATTGGGTGCAGACACGCAGGCGAACCGCAACCTCTATACGAAATGCGCCACGACGCCTGATCACTACTACCCGACGAACGACGTCTCCCAACTCGACGGCGTGTTCAAGAAGATCGCAGCGCGTATCGCCAAGCTCTACGTCACCAACTGA